The Streptomyces phaeolivaceus genome has a window encoding:
- a CDS encoding sodium:solute symporter family protein — MADAAMTATFLAVIGGASLLAVTARRLRPTDRLPSLEGWALADRALGPVWTWLLLGGTIFTAYTFTAVPGLAYGNGAPAFFAVPYTVIVCPLAFVLLTRLWEVARRHGYVTAGDFVRGRYGSAPLALVVALTGILATMPYLALQLLGIRAVLTAGGVYPKDGVAGDLVMVALFAGLAVATYRHGLRAPAVISALKAVAVFVSLTAVCWLVLDRFGGPGAVFDGAAARLSGTGVEESALLLSPEQQPAYATLALGSALALLMYPHVLTAGFAADGPRTVRKVAVALPAWTGLLALFGFLGIAALASGVRAPEGGAEAAVPMLVDRLMPAPLAGLVFGAITVGALVPAAVMSIAAATGFVRNVYVEYFQPTATPKRQVRIAKVVSLTAKVGAVAFVFGLRDQDAINLQLLGGVWILQIFPAVAVGLFTGRLHPRALLAGWGVGMVTGTFLVVREGFSSIVLLGGGSLEIYAGLLALLLNLTVAVLGTTVLERLGVPRGADVTDLPSRLTVRRRPETGASNP; from the coding sequence ATGGCGGACGCTGCCATGACCGCGACGTTCCTCGCCGTGATCGGCGGAGCGTCGCTGCTCGCCGTCACCGCGCGCCGGCTGCGCCCCACCGACCGGCTGCCCTCGCTGGAGGGCTGGGCGCTGGCCGACCGCGCGCTCGGCCCGGTGTGGACCTGGCTGCTGCTCGGCGGCACGATCTTCACCGCGTACACCTTCACCGCCGTACCGGGCCTCGCGTACGGCAACGGGGCGCCCGCCTTCTTCGCGGTGCCGTACACGGTGATCGTCTGCCCGCTGGCCTTCGTGCTGCTGACCCGGCTGTGGGAGGTGGCCCGGCGGCACGGCTATGTCACGGCCGGGGACTTCGTGCGCGGACGCTACGGTTCGGCGCCGCTCGCCCTGGTGGTGGCGCTGACCGGGATCCTCGCGACGATGCCGTATCTGGCCCTGCAACTGCTCGGCATCCGGGCGGTGCTGACGGCCGGGGGCGTGTATCCGAAGGACGGCGTGGCCGGTGACCTGGTGATGGTGGCGCTGTTCGCGGGGCTCGCGGTGGCGACGTACCGGCACGGGCTGCGGGCGCCCGCCGTGATCTCGGCGCTGAAGGCGGTGGCCGTCTTCGTGTCGCTGACCGCCGTGTGCTGGCTGGTCCTCGACCGGTTCGGCGGGCCGGGCGCGGTCTTCGACGGGGCGGCGGCGCGGCTGAGCGGAACCGGCGTCGAGGAGTCCGCCCTCCTCCTCTCCCCCGAGCAGCAGCCCGCCTACGCCACCCTCGCGCTCGGCTCGGCGCTGGCCCTGCTGATGTACCCGCACGTCCTCACCGCCGGGTTCGCCGCCGACGGGCCGCGCACGGTCCGCAAGGTCGCCGTGGCGCTGCCCGCCTGGACGGGACTGCTGGCCCTCTTCGGTTTCCTCGGCATCGCGGCGCTCGCGTCCGGGGTCCGGGCCCCCGAGGGCGGTGCCGAGGCGGCCGTGCCGATGCTGGTGGACCGGCTGATGCCGGCACCGCTGGCCGGACTGGTGTTCGGCGCGATCACCGTGGGCGCGCTGGTCCCGGCGGCGGTGATGTCGATCGCGGCGGCCACCGGCTTCGTCCGCAATGTGTACGTCGAGTACTTCCAGCCCACCGCCACCCCGAAGCGGCAGGTGCGGATCGCCAAGGTGGTGTCGCTGACCGCGAAGGTGGGGGCGGTGGCGTTCGTGTTCGGGCTGCGCGACCAGGACGCCATCAACCTCCAGCTCCTGGGCGGGGTGTGGATACTGCAGATCTTCCCGGCGGTCGCGGTCGGCCTGTTCACCGGGCGGCTGCACCCGAGGGCGCTGCTCGCCGGGTGGGGGGTCGGCATGGTGACCGGCACGTTCCTGGTGGTGCGCGAGGGGTTCTCGTCCATCGTGCTCCTGGGCGGCGGCTCGCTGGAGATCTACGCCGGTCTGCTCGCCCTCCTCCTCAATCTGACCGTCGCCGTCCTCGGCACCACGGTCCTCGAACGGCTCGGCGTCCCGCGCGGCGCCGACGTGACCGACCTACCGTCCCGCCTGACCGTCAGGCGGCGCCCCGAGACGGGAGCGAGCAACCCGTGA
- a CDS encoding helix-turn-helix domain-containing protein, producing MAETLKKGSRVTGAARDKLAADLKKKYDSGASIRALAEETGRSYGFVHRMLSESGVTLRGRGGATRGKKAASA from the coding sequence GTGGCCGAGACTCTGAAGAAGGGCAGCCGGGTTACCGGCGCCGCGCGCGACAAGCTCGCGGCAGACCTGAAGAAGAAGTACGACTCCGGTGCGAGCATTCGGGCACTGGCCGAGGAAACCGGCCGCTCGTATGGCTTCGTACACCGGATGCTCAGCGAGTCGGGCGTCACGCTCCGAGGGCGTGGCGGCGCGACGCGGGGCAAGAAAGCCGCCTCGGCCTGA
- the amaP gene encoding alkaline shock response membrane anchor protein AmaP: MLRIVNRVLLGFVGLVLVVFGGAVLAVGLGVDPPSWWPYDSPNDVLLSDADRTRWRDSGWWWPTVIAVLAVLVLLALWWLTAVLRRHRLAEVLVDTGDGEGALLRGRALEGVLTGDAAEADGVERAHAHLTGRRNAPEARIRLLLQPHVNPGDALRTLTTEALAHAKDSAGLAELPAEVRLQAAKHGAERVS, from the coding sequence ATGCTCAGGATCGTCAACCGCGTACTGCTCGGGTTCGTCGGGCTCGTCCTGGTCGTGTTCGGCGGCGCCGTCCTCGCCGTGGGACTGGGCGTCGACCCGCCCTCCTGGTGGCCGTACGACAGCCCGAACGACGTGCTGCTCAGCGACGCCGACCGGACGCGCTGGCGGGACTCCGGCTGGTGGTGGCCCACGGTCATCGCCGTGCTCGCCGTCCTCGTGCTGCTCGCCCTGTGGTGGCTGACGGCGGTCCTGCGCCGCCACCGCCTCGCCGAGGTGCTCGTCGACACCGGCGACGGCGAGGGCGCGCTGCTCCGGGGGCGCGCCCTGGAGGGTGTGCTCACCGGCGACGCGGCCGAGGCGGACGGCGTCGAACGCGCCCACGCCCATCTGACCGGCCGCCGCAACGCCCCCGAGGCCCGGATCCGCCTCCTCCTCCAGCCCCATGTGAACCCGGGCGACGCGTTGCGGACCCTGACGACGGAGGCGTTGGCCCACGCCAAGGACTCGGCGGGGCTGGCGGAACTACCGGCGGAGGTCCGGCTGCAAGCGGCCAAGCACGGTGCGGAACGCGTGAGTTGA
- a CDS encoding SigE family RNA polymerase sigma factor, translated as MRRRQQYGRVPVPPAVSTAPTAPAASVPVPAAEPFVPKPALPPGALGDPADVEREAGVARLFELHYSSMLRLAVLLGADDPENVVAEAYYQIYRKWRRLRDAEAAEAYLRSTVCNLTRMRIRHLQVVRRHVETPPDEPVASAESTALLHDDQRVLIGALQQLPARQREALVLRHWLGLKESEIAAAMGISAGSVKTHTARGLAALTQAMEARR; from the coding sequence GTGAGACGCAGACAGCAGTACGGGCGTGTGCCGGTGCCCCCGGCGGTTTCGACGGCTCCGACGGCACCGGCGGCCTCGGTGCCGGTGCCCGCCGCCGAGCCCTTCGTGCCGAAGCCGGCCCTGCCGCCGGGTGCCCTCGGCGATCCCGCCGACGTGGAACGCGAGGCGGGTGTCGCCCGGCTGTTCGAGCTGCACTACTCCTCGATGCTGCGGCTCGCGGTGCTGCTGGGCGCGGACGACCCCGAGAACGTGGTGGCCGAGGCGTACTACCAGATCTACCGCAAGTGGCGGCGCCTCAGGGACGCCGAGGCGGCGGAGGCGTATCTGCGGTCGACCGTCTGCAATCTGACCCGGATGCGGATACGCCATCTCCAGGTCGTCCGCAGACATGTGGAGACCCCGCCGGACGAGCCGGTCGCGTCCGCCGAGAGCACGGCCCTGCTCCACGACGACCAGCGGGTGCTGATCGGCGCGCTCCAGCAGCTGCCCGCGCGGCAGCGGGAGGCGCTGGTGCTGCGCCACTGGCTCGGGCTGAAGGAGAGCGAGATCGCCGCCGCGATGGGTATCTCCGCCGGCTCGGTCAAGACCCACACCGCACGCGGCCTCGCCGCCCTCACCCAGGCGATGGAGGCCCGGCGATGA
- a CDS encoding DUF6286 domain-containing protein, producing MSEPQRSEGTTQRLPVIEKTADKTADKTADKASEKTADNASGKAAEEADATAGGTAGDREPDQSASAAAYDPPPVLDDENGGEKRFWSARRIPAGVLAVLLLGGAGLLLYDVVAVRADRPAMAWRRSLARELAERPLDDVWVLVGAGVAVLLGLWLLVLAATPGLRDVLPMRRVHPRVRAGLHRGAAALALRDRAMEVSGVRSVRVRAGRKRVDVRAVSHFRELDEVRADLDATLADGIRGLGLSRPPALSVHVRRPGRKG from the coding sequence ATGAGCGAACCCCAGCGCTCCGAAGGCACCACACAACGACTGCCCGTCATCGAGAAGACCGCCGACAAGACCGCCGACAAGACTGCCGACAAGGCCTCCGAGAAGACCGCCGACAATGCCTCCGGGAAGGCGGCGGAGGAGGCCGACGCGACAGCCGGCGGTACGGCGGGCGACCGCGAGCCGGACCAGTCCGCGTCCGCCGCCGCCTACGACCCGCCGCCCGTCCTCGACGACGAGAACGGCGGGGAGAAACGCTTCTGGTCCGCGCGCAGAATCCCCGCGGGCGTCCTCGCGGTGCTGCTCCTCGGCGGCGCGGGCCTCCTCCTGTACGACGTCGTCGCCGTCCGCGCCGACCGGCCCGCGATGGCGTGGCGCCGTTCACTGGCCCGGGAGCTGGCCGAGCGGCCCCTCGACGACGTCTGGGTGCTCGTCGGCGCCGGGGTCGCCGTACTTCTGGGCCTCTGGCTGCTGGTGCTCGCCGCGACCCCCGGGCTGCGCGACGTCCTGCCGATGCGGCGCGTCCACCCCCGCGTCCGGGCCGGGCTGCACCGGGGCGCCGCCGCGCTGGCCCTGCGCGACCGGGCCATGGAGGTGTCCGGTGTGCGGTCCGTACGCGTCCGGGCGGGCCGCAAACGGGTCGACGTCCGCGCGGTGTCCCACTTCCGGGAACTCGACGAGGTACGGGCCGACCTGGACGCCACGCTCGCCGACGGCATCCGGGGCCTGGGCCTGTCCCGGCCGCCCGCCCTGTCGGTGCATGTCCGCAGGCCCGGCCGGAAGGGGTGA
- a CDS encoding glycoside hydrolase family 15 protein, which produces MHPHIEDYALIGDHQTAALLSRRGSIDWLCLPRFDSAACFAALLGDEENGHWTIAPRDGDAHPRRSYRQDSLVLDTEWETADGTVRVTDLMPQRDRAPDVVRIVEGLSGRVTLRSTLRLRFDYGSVVPWMRGSDGHRVAVAGPDSVWLRSEPGVRSWSEDRATYAEFTVEPGEQVAFVLTWHPSHEPRPRLVDPYAALRASLHDWRAWAARCRYDGPHRDTVVRSLITLKALTYAPTGGIVAAATTSLPEEIGGVRNWDYRHCWLRDSTLTLGALLSCGYQEEAEAWRDWLLRAVAGDPADLQIMYGLAGERRIPEYDLPWLSGYEGSRPVRVGNDAVRQLQLDVYGEVIDSLFLSRRSGLPDKPDMWGMQCALMEYLRTAWRKPDEGLWEMRGPRRHFTHSKVMCWVAADRAVRTLEEDPELIGGDLEGWRDLRDEIHREVCELGYDAERGTFTQSYGSRELDAALLLIPLMGFLPPDDPRVIGTVDAIREELSHEGLVRRYSTDHLTAETTSVDGLPGGEATFLVCSFWLADALHLTGRTTQARELFERLVGLVNDVGLLAEEYDPVADRQLGNFPQAFSHVGLVGTALALFDGEEAG; this is translated from the coding sequence GTGCACCCCCACATCGAGGACTACGCCCTGATCGGCGACCACCAGACCGCCGCGCTGCTGAGCCGCCGCGGTTCCATCGACTGGCTCTGCCTCCCCCGCTTCGACTCGGCCGCCTGCTTCGCCGCCCTGCTCGGCGACGAGGAGAACGGCCACTGGACCATCGCCCCGAGAGACGGCGACGCCCACCCCCGGCGGTCGTACCGACAGGACTCGCTCGTCCTGGACACCGAGTGGGAGACGGCCGACGGCACGGTACGGGTGACCGACCTGATGCCACAGCGCGACCGCGCCCCCGACGTCGTACGGATCGTCGAGGGCCTGTCCGGCCGCGTCACCCTGCGCAGCACGCTCCGCCTCCGCTTCGACTACGGCTCGGTCGTCCCCTGGATGCGCGGGTCGGACGGCCACCGGGTGGCGGTCGCCGGCCCGGACTCGGTGTGGCTGCGCAGCGAGCCCGGGGTCCGGTCGTGGAGCGAGGACCGGGCCACGTACGCGGAGTTCACGGTCGAGCCGGGCGAGCAGGTCGCGTTCGTGCTGACCTGGCACCCCTCCCACGAACCCCGCCCCCGCCTGGTCGACCCGTACGCGGCGCTGCGGGCGAGCCTGCACGACTGGCGGGCCTGGGCGGCGCGCTGCCGGTACGACGGACCGCACCGCGACACCGTGGTGCGCTCCCTGATCACCCTCAAGGCGCTCACCTACGCCCCGACCGGCGGGATCGTCGCGGCGGCCACGACCTCCCTCCCCGAGGAGATCGGCGGCGTCCGCAACTGGGACTACCGCCACTGCTGGCTGCGCGACTCCACCCTCACCCTCGGCGCGCTGCTGTCCTGCGGCTACCAGGAGGAGGCCGAGGCCTGGCGGGACTGGCTGCTCCGCGCGGTCGCCGGCGACCCGGCCGACCTGCAGATCATGTACGGGCTCGCCGGTGAGCGCCGGATCCCGGAGTACGACCTGCCCTGGCTGTCCGGGTACGAGGGCTCGCGCCCGGTCCGGGTCGGCAACGACGCCGTACGGCAGTTGCAGCTGGACGTGTACGGCGAGGTCATCGACTCCCTGTTCCTGTCCCGGCGTTCGGGTCTGCCCGACAAGCCGGACATGTGGGGGATGCAGTGCGCGCTGATGGAGTATCTGCGGACGGCCTGGCGGAAGCCGGACGAGGGGCTGTGGGAGATGCGTGGGCCGCGCCGCCACTTCACCCACTCGAAGGTGATGTGCTGGGTCGCCGCCGACCGGGCCGTGCGCACCCTGGAGGAGGACCCGGAGCTGATCGGCGGGGACCTCGAAGGGTGGCGGGATCTGCGCGACGAGATCCATCGCGAGGTCTGCGAACTCGGCTACGACGCCGAACGGGGCACCTTCACCCAGTCCTACGGCTCCCGCGAACTCGACGCCGCGCTGCTGCTCATCCCCCTGATGGGCTTTCTGCCGCCGGACGACCCCCGGGTGATCGGCACGGTCGACGCGATCCGCGAGGAGCTGAGCCACGAGGGGCTGGTCCGCCGCTACAGCACTGACCACCTCACGGCCGAGACCACCTCCGTGGACGGGCTGCCGGGCGGTGAGGCCACGTTCCTCGTCTGCTCGTTCTGGCTGGCGGACGCGCTGCATCTGACGGGCCGTACGACTCAGGCGCGCGAGCTGTTCGAACGGCTGGTGGGGCTGGTCAACGACGTGGGGCTGCTGGCGGAGGAGTACGACCCCGTCGCGGACCGGCAGCTCGGGAACTTCCCGCAGGCGTTCAGCCATGTCGGTCTGGTCGGCACCGCCCTCGCCCTCTTCGACGGGGAAGAGGCAGGATAG
- a CDS encoding Asp23/Gls24 family envelope stress response protein produces MSPVDGGPATRTKAVTAGERGATRIADRVVAKIAARAAREALVAPVPDSAPPDATVVVHHETARVRVTLGLPYPSDIGGQCAAVRRHVIERVGTLAGMHVSEVAVQVERLHLAHGHDVVQGRTR; encoded by the coding sequence ATGAGTCCGGTCGACGGTGGCCCGGCCACGCGGACGAAGGCCGTCACTGCCGGGGAGCGCGGGGCGACCCGGATCGCCGACCGGGTGGTCGCGAAGATCGCCGCGCGGGCGGCGCGCGAGGCACTGGTGGCACCGGTACCGGACTCCGCGCCCCCCGACGCCACCGTGGTGGTGCATCACGAGACGGCGCGCGTCCGCGTCACGCTCGGGCTCCCTTACCCCTCGGACATCGGTGGCCAATGCGCTGCGGTGCGTCGTCATGTCATCGAGCGGGTAGGGACGTTGGCGGGAATGCACGTATCGGAGGTGGCCGTCCAGGTGGAGCGGCTGCACCTGGCGCACGGACACGACGTGGTTCAGGGGAGGACGCGATGA
- a CDS encoding ABC-F family ATP-binding cassette domain-containing protein, whose protein sequence is MISASAVELRAGARVLIESATFRIAKGDRIGLVGRNGAGKTTLTKCLAGEGIPAGGTITRSGEVGYLPQDPRTGDLDVLARDRILSARGLDVLIRKMRENEQRIASGSGATRDKALRQYERQETEFLTKGGYSAEAEAATIAAALNLPDRVLGQPLHTLSGGQRRRIELARILFSDADTLLLDEPTNHLDADSIVWLRDYLKTYRGGFIVISHDVDLVETVVNKVFYLDANRAEIDVYNMGWKLYQQQREADEKRRKRERQNAEKKAAALHSQADKMRAKATKTVAAQNMAKRADRLLAGLDAVRVSDKVAKLRFPEPAPCGKTPLTAEGLSKSYGSLEIFTDVDLAIDKGSRVVILGLNGAGKTTLLRLLGGVEKPDTGEVIEGHGLKLGYYAQEHETLDPERTVLENMRSASPDLDLVEIRKTLGSFLFSGDDVDKPAGVLSGGEKTRLALATLVVSSANVLLLDEPTNNLDPASREEILGALRTYKGAVVLVTHDEGAVEALQPERIILLPDGVEDLWGADYADLVALA, encoded by the coding sequence GTGATCTCCGCCTCCGCCGTCGAGCTGCGCGCCGGTGCCCGCGTCCTCATCGAGTCCGCCACCTTCCGCATCGCCAAGGGCGACCGCATCGGCCTCGTCGGCCGCAACGGCGCCGGCAAGACCACCCTCACCAAGTGCCTGGCCGGTGAGGGCATCCCGGCCGGCGGCACCATCACCCGCTCCGGCGAGGTCGGCTACCTCCCGCAGGACCCCCGTACCGGCGACCTCGACGTCCTCGCCCGCGACCGCATCCTCTCCGCGCGCGGCCTCGACGTCCTGATCCGCAAGATGCGCGAGAACGAACAGCGCATCGCCAGCGGCAGCGGCGCCACCCGGGACAAGGCCCTGCGGCAGTACGAGCGCCAGGAGACCGAGTTCCTCACCAAGGGCGGGTACTCCGCCGAGGCCGAGGCCGCCACCATCGCCGCCGCGCTCAACCTGCCCGACCGGGTGCTCGGCCAGCCGCTGCACACCCTCTCCGGCGGTCAGCGCCGCCGTATCGAGCTGGCCCGGATCCTCTTCTCCGACGCGGACACCCTGCTCCTCGACGAGCCCACGAACCACCTCGACGCCGACTCGATCGTCTGGCTGCGGGACTACCTCAAGACCTACCGCGGCGGCTTCATCGTGATCTCCCACGACGTCGACCTGGTCGAGACGGTCGTCAACAAGGTGTTCTACCTGGACGCCAACCGCGCCGAGATCGACGTCTACAACATGGGCTGGAAGCTCTACCAGCAGCAGCGCGAGGCCGACGAGAAGCGCCGCAAGCGCGAGCGGCAGAACGCCGAGAAGAAGGCCGCCGCCCTGCACTCGCAGGCCGACAAGATGCGCGCCAAGGCCACCAAGACCGTCGCCGCGCAGAACATGGCCAAGCGCGCCGACCGGCTGCTCGCCGGCCTCGACGCGGTCCGGGTCTCCGACAAGGTCGCCAAGCTGCGCTTCCCCGAGCCCGCGCCCTGCGGCAAGACCCCGCTCACCGCCGAGGGCCTGTCGAAGTCGTACGGCTCGCTGGAGATCTTCACCGATGTCGACCTGGCCATCGACAAGGGCTCCCGGGTCGTCATCCTCGGCCTCAACGGCGCCGGGAAGACCACCCTCCTGCGCCTCCTCGGCGGCGTCGAGAAGCCCGACACCGGCGAGGTGATCGAGGGCCACGGCCTCAAGCTCGGCTACTACGCGCAGGAGCACGAGACCCTCGACCCCGAGCGCACGGTCCTGGAGAACATGCGCTCCGCCTCCCCGGACCTGGACCTGGTCGAGATCCGCAAGACGCTCGGCTCGTTCCTGTTCTCCGGCGACGACGTCGACAAGCCCGCCGGGGTCCTCTCCGGCGGCGAGAAGACCCGTCTGGCGCTCGCCACGCTGGTGGTCTCGTCCGCGAACGTCCTCCTCCTCGACGAGCCGACGAACAACCTCGACCCCGCCAGCCGCGAGGAGATCCTCGGCGCGCTGCGCACCTACAAGGGCGCGGTCGTCCTCGTCACCCACGACGAGGGCGCGGTCGAGGCGCTCCAGCCGGAGCGGATCATCCTGCTCCCCGACGGCGTCGAGGACCTGTGGGGCGCCGACTACGCGGACCTCGTGGCGCTCGCCTGA
- a CDS encoding SDR family oxidoreductase, translating to MDLGLKGRVYIVTGATRGLGNAVARELVADGAKVVLTGREEESVAAAATALGANAVGVAADNADPEVAGRLIAVAREHFGGFDGVLVSVGGPAPGFVADNTDEQWTTAFESVFLGAVRLARAAAEELGEGGVIGFVLSGSVHEPIPGLTISNGLRPGLAGFAKSLSDELGPRGIRVVGLLPARIDTDRVRELDGMSADPEATRAAHESRIPLRRYGRPEEFGRAGAFLLSPAASYLTGIMLPVDGGMRHGF from the coding sequence ATGGATCTTGGGCTGAAGGGCCGTGTCTACATCGTCACCGGGGCGACCCGCGGACTGGGCAACGCGGTCGCGCGGGAACTCGTCGCCGACGGCGCGAAGGTGGTCCTCACGGGCCGCGAGGAGGAGAGCGTGGCCGCGGCGGCCACCGCGCTCGGGGCGAACGCGGTGGGGGTGGCCGCGGACAACGCGGACCCCGAGGTCGCGGGGCGGCTGATCGCCGTCGCCCGTGAGCACTTCGGGGGCTTCGACGGCGTGCTCGTCAGCGTGGGCGGGCCGGCGCCGGGGTTCGTCGCCGACAACACGGACGAGCAGTGGACCACGGCGTTCGAGTCGGTGTTCCTGGGGGCGGTCCGTCTGGCGCGGGCCGCGGCCGAGGAGCTGGGCGAGGGCGGTGTCATCGGGTTCGTGCTGTCCGGGTCCGTGCACGAGCCGATCCCGGGGCTGACCATCTCCAACGGGCTGCGGCCGGGACTGGCCGGGTTCGCCAAGTCGCTGTCCGACGAGTTGGGGCCGCGCGGGATCCGGGTGGTAGGGCTGCTGCCGGCCCGTATCGACACGGACCGGGTACGGGAGCTGGACGGGATGTCGGCGGACCCGGAGGCGACCCGGGCGGCGCACGAGTCACGGATTCCGCTGCGGCGGTACGGGCGACCGGAGGAGTTCGGGCGCGCGGGGGCGTTTCTGCTGTCCCCGGCCGCCTCCTATCTGACGGGGATCATGCTGCCCGTGGACGGCGGCATGCGGCACGGGTTCTGA
- a CDS encoding enoyl-CoA hydratase/isomerase family protein yields the protein MASLEPLLDKDGVRLTVDDVIATVTLANPAKRNAQSPALWRALIEAGRSVPGSVRVVVLRAEGKSFSAGLNRQMFTPEGIEGEPSFIDLARRDDAGLDASIAEFQEAFTWWRRNDIVSIAAVRGHAVGAGFQLALACDLRVVADDVQFAMLETSLGLVPDLTGTHPLVSLVGYARALEICLTGRFVQADEAQRIGLANLAVPVEQLDDAVRDLAGALVTAPRDAVIETKALLRGAGGRSYDEQRAAERAAQARRLRDLAGVGE from the coding sequence ATGGCTTCGCTCGAACCGCTGCTCGACAAGGACGGCGTACGGCTCACCGTCGACGACGTGATCGCCACGGTGACGCTGGCCAATCCGGCCAAGCGCAACGCGCAGAGCCCCGCTCTGTGGCGGGCGCTGATCGAGGCCGGGCGGTCGGTGCCGGGCTCCGTCCGTGTGGTCGTGCTGCGTGCCGAGGGCAAATCGTTCTCCGCCGGGCTCAACCGGCAGATGTTCACGCCCGAAGGCATCGAGGGGGAGCCGTCGTTCATCGATCTCGCGCGCCGTGACGACGCCGGGCTCGATGCGAGCATCGCCGAGTTCCAGGAGGCGTTCACCTGGTGGCGGCGCAACGACATCGTGTCCATCGCCGCCGTGCGGGGGCACGCCGTCGGTGCGGGCTTCCAGCTTGCCCTCGCCTGTGATCTGCGCGTCGTCGCCGACGACGTGCAGTTCGCCATGCTCGAAACCAGCCTCGGACTCGTCCCCGACCTCACGGGCACCCACCCGCTGGTGAGCCTCGTCGGCTACGCCCGCGCGCTGGAGATCTGCCTCACCGGGCGCTTCGTCCAGGCGGACGAGGCCCAGCGGATCGGCCTCGCCAACCTCGCGGTGCCCGTCGAGCAGCTCGACGACGCCGTCCGGGACCTCGCCGGAGCGCTGGTGACGGCCCCGAGGGACGCCGTGATCGAGACGAAGGCGCTGCTGCGAGGGGCCGGGGGCCGTTCGTACGACGAACAGCGCGCGGCGGAGCGGGCCGCGCAGGCACGCCGGCTGCGGGACCTCGCGGGCGTCGGGGAGTAG
- a CDS encoding nucleopolyhedrovirus P10 family protein has translation MTADSWTKAVRQQLGLGRVLPLGGPHDGAWITEQAAESALRRGADSLRGVALGALRISSADPDAPEAEAAVPAPPSALPPGPLRVTADFAAAAGPAAEPFPAMASRLRTALSCTAEERLGLRVTEVDLRVTHLLENPEGAEHPEDAEGAARPAPEPTPGAPAPPTGDDEDSRTAAAALAVPGVVRLTTALGGALTTGPALPRRHVRVELAVSEERRALDVAREVRSAVSAALPDHPSVAVLVTAVGG, from the coding sequence ATGACGGCGGACAGTTGGACGAAGGCGGTACGCCAGCAGCTCGGGCTCGGCCGGGTGCTCCCCCTGGGCGGCCCGCACGACGGCGCGTGGATCACCGAGCAGGCGGCCGAATCGGCGCTGCGCCGGGGCGCGGACTCGCTGCGCGGGGTCGCCCTGGGCGCCCTCCGCATCTCATCGGCCGACCCGGACGCCCCCGAGGCCGAAGCAGCCGTACCCGCTCCCCCGAGCGCCCTTCCGCCCGGTCCGCTCCGTGTCACGGCCGACTTCGCCGCCGCGGCGGGCCCGGCCGCCGAGCCCTTCCCGGCGATGGCGTCCCGGCTGCGCACCGCGCTCTCCTGCACCGCCGAGGAACGCCTCGGGCTGCGGGTGACCGAGGTGGATCTCCGGGTGACGCACCTGCTGGAGAACCCCGAGGGCGCGGAGCACCCGGAGGACGCGGAAGGGGCCGCCCGCCCCGCCCCTGAGCCCACGCCCGGCGCCCCGGCCCCGCCCACCGGCGACGACGAGGACTCCCGCACGGCCGCCGCCGCTCTCGCGGTCCCCGGGGTCGTCCGTCTCACGACGGCCCTCGGTGGCGCTCTCACGACAGGGCCCGCCCTCCCCCGCCGCCATGTCCGTGTGGAACTGGCGGTGTCGGAGGAGAGACGAGCCCTGGACGTGGCACGCGAGGTACGGTCAGCGGTGAGCGCGGCCCTGCCGGACCACCCGTCGGTGGCGGTGCTGGTCACGGCCGTCGGCGGCTAG
- a CDS encoding Asp23/Gls24 family envelope stress response protein, with the protein MTDMTERNRTEKPDTGKEPTQVGRKTTRRGGGDPAGRGRTTIADGVVEKIAGLAAREVVGVHAMGSGLSRTFGAVRDRVPGGAKSVTRGVKVEVGEVQTALDLEIVVDYGVSISDVARDVRENVIAAVERMTGLEVVEVNIAVSDVKLPDEEDEEDDSRLQ; encoded by the coding sequence ATGACTGACATGACGGAGCGGAACCGGACGGAAAAGCCCGACACCGGCAAGGAGCCGACGCAGGTCGGGCGGAAGACCACCCGGCGTGGCGGCGGAGATCCGGCGGGCCGGGGGCGTACCACCATCGCCGACGGCGTCGTGGAGAAGATCGCCGGGCTCGCCGCGCGGGAAGTGGTGGGCGTGCACGCCATGGGCAGCGGACTGTCGCGGACCTTCGGGGCCGTACGGGACCGGGTGCCCGGCGGGGCCAAGTCCGTGACCCGGGGTGTGAAGGTCGAGGTCGGCGAGGTGCAGACCGCGCTCGACCTGGAGATCGTCGTCGACTACGGGGTGTCCATCAGCGACGTGGCCCGTGATGTGCGCGAGAACGTCATCGCGGCCGTCGAGCGGATGACCGGCCTGGAGGTCGTCGAGGTCAACATCGCGGTCAGTGATGTGAAGCTGCCGGACGAGGAGGACGAGGAGGACGACTCCCGGCTGCAGTGA